The Campylobacter ureolyticus ACS-301-V-Sch3b genome has a segment encoding these proteins:
- a CDS encoding thiamine phosphate synthase, with translation MSNLVVITDLKLCEDNIYKRVFKFLNYGANVVLRAKELSENEYFKFANEVFKSCASFKEQIFIHKFVNIALSLECKNIWLPLKELEIYKGDLVKFDKIVASTHSVDEVKSALNLGASSICLSHIYKTDCKFNLAPKGLNLINDVRKFYNGEIYALGGINSSNFKNCLNTGANKICIMSEAMKCKDESEFVKSFC, from the coding sequence ATGTCTAATTTAGTTGTAATTACTGATTTAAAGCTTTGCGAGGACAATATTTATAAAAGAGTTTTTAAATTTTTAAATTATGGTGCAAATGTAGTTTTAAGAGCAAAAGAACTTAGTGAAAATGAGTATTTTAAATTTGCAAATGAGGTTTTTAAATCTTGCGCTAGTTTTAAAGAGCAAATTTTTATACATAAATTTGTAAATATTGCATTGAGCTTGGAATGTAAAAATATCTGGTTACCACTGAAAGAGCTTGAAATCTACAAAGGTGATTTAGTTAAATTTGATAAAATTGTAGCCTCAACTCATAGTGTAGATGAAGTAAAAAGTGCTTTAAATTTAGGAGCTAGTTCAATCTGTCTAAGTCATATTTATAAAACTGATTGTAAATTTAATCTTGCCCCAAAGGGGTTAAATTTAATTAATGATGTAAGAAAATTTTATAATGGTGAAATTTACGCACTTGGCGGGATAAATAGTTCAAATTTCAAGAATTGTTTAAACACAGGAGCTAATAAAATTTGTATAATGAGTGAAGCTATGAAATGCAAAGATGAAAGTGAGTTTGTAAAAAGTTTTTGTTAA